The Ornithinimicrobium faecis region CCGTAAGACCTGGCAGTGCCAAGGTGGCCAGGTGTTCCAGAGCGCTGGCCTCTGCCCGAACGCGGCTAACTGTGAGCGGGTTGATACCCACCTTGACGAAAGACACTTGGGTGCCACTGCTCGTCATCAACTGCAGGACCGGTTTGCGGTTTGCACGGGGGGGGCCAAGGGCTATGGCCACGTAGAGAGTCTCATTCAGGTGCTCGCCGATGTGACTCACCAGGTTCGGGGTGTCGCTCGGCCCGCTGATCGTGACGGTCCAGGGGAAGAGGTAGCCCGCACCAGCGCGTGCAGCCCAGCCCAGTGTCCGTGCACGCACCCGACCTCCGCGGGTTGTCGGCGACTTGTAGCCGCGTACGGCACATTCGGCGACCCGGCGGGGGCCCGTCGGTACAAGCAGAGTCGGGCGTCCCGGGTGTGGCAGGAGGCCGAAGGTCAACTCAGCGTTCCGCAGGCCCTGCCGGGACGAAGCCTCGACTCGGTATGGAGGCGGCCACACCTGGCCAAGAATGTTCTCAAGGTCGCCGAGGCCGTCAGGCATCGGCATTGCTGGCTCTGCGCATGCTGTCATCAGGGGTATCCGCACCTGCCGGCGAGTCCACGGCTGTCGCGCCAACGCCGCCGTGCGCTGCGTGTCTGCTCGTCCCGCCGGGGGTCGGAGGAACGCTGACGGCTCCGAGAGGCCGGATCCCCAGCCGTTGGAAGCGATCCAGAGCGGCGGACACCTGTGCGTGAGTCGTGCGGCTACTCGTCACTGACAGCAGGACGGAGTCCGTAGAAGCGATTGCAGCGTCGCCATCTGCTGTACCAGTGCTTGATGCCGCGATGATCACGTAGTCAAAGTCGGAGCTGAGCCGGGCCACGGTGTCACGGAAGCCCTGGCCACCGAGTAGTTCCCTCGCGGCGAGGACATCGCCTCCAGGCAGGATCGAGACGCCTGCTCGTTGACGCATGGCCTCGCGTGGTTCAACGGTGCCCCACAGGACCTCAGCGAGTCCGGGTGCATCCGATATCTCGAATAGGGTCTCGACACCGTGGCTGCCTGGGTCAGCGGCGATAACTAGTACTGAGTAGCGCGCCTCGGCCAGCGATATCGCGAGGTTCGCCACGACCGCTGAGGTGTGCTCGTGCACGCCTACGGCGGTGACGCCGAGAACGTGTGGCCGGGGTCCGTTTGCGACGACTCCAGCCCTGAGTCGACGGTAGGCCTCATGTGCGGCCGAACTCCGAGCTGAGCTGTGCTCTGTGCCGACTACAAGTCCAGGAGGTGTCCGCTGGGGGAGCCGGGCGAACACCGAAACACCGCTCACGTCAAGCTCCTCGTTCTCACGCACGAGGTCACGCCGCCACTCAAGGAGGAGCGCGATGAGAGTTCCGAGCAGGACGCCGCCGATGCCTCCGGCGAGCAGGATTAGGAAGGGATTGGTTCCTGCTGGGCTGGTGGGAGTTGCGGCGGGCGTGACGACTCGTCCGGGATCTGTGCTCTCGACCCGCGCCGCGCTGATGTTCGCGTTGATGTCCGCGAGTCTGGTGGTGTAGATCTCCACTTCCTGCGCTGAGAACTGATCGTCGGCGGCGCCGTCCAATGCGTTCGTGAGTGCGTCTTGGGCTGCAGTCGCCTGTGTCTCGAGACGCTCGATCCGTGCCTCTTGGTTCGCGACCGCGCGCCCTTCCCGGTACTCGAGGTAGGTGTCCGCGAACGCTTGGGCACCTTGTTGGGCTTGTTCTGGGGAGGTGCTGGTGAACGTGATCTCCAGTATCTGGCTCCCGCTAGGCGAACTCGTGTGAACTCGCTCCTTCTCGGCAGGGATTGCTCTGCCGACCACCTTGCCCGTGAGATCTACCAGCGTCGGCGTCGTCAACAGGCCGCCCTCGGTTTCCATCGCCACGGTGACACGCGTAGTGCTTGCGGTCTCCTCGACTGTCAGAGGGTTTCCAGGTGCCGGGCTTAGGAGCAGTGCGGCCGTCGAAGTGTAGAGCGGAGTCGTGGTCATGACGAACCCCACAGCCAGCCCTAGGCAGATCATGACGATCCCGAGTAGTGCCGGAACATGGTGCCGCACTGCAGTCATGACAGAGGGCAGTGCTCGGCCGGGCGCTGTGGCTTCCATCAGGCCCTCCTCAGGAGCGGACGTCGGAGTGGAAACTCACTCGACAATCGGGCACAGGACACGCCCCATGCTGAGTCGACTCTTGGCCCTGCCGGGCGAGCCCATGGCTCACTCGATGGCTCCTCGTCCACGGAAGTGTCCCCCCAACTTCGCAACTTGCAATCGAAACTGAACATCTCTTGACCAAGAGAATACTATCCATATACGTTGTGGTCTAGGCCAATGGAGTCAGGCCAGCCCAGCCCAGGGCTCAGCGCGTGGTGCACCTGATGGACGACGGCCAGATTGAAGGGGAGGTGTCGGTGATGACTGGGGCACCAACTGTCGTGTTTATCGCAGGCTCCGGGCGGTCGGGCAGCACGCTCGTCGAGCGCATGCTTGGCGCGATCCCGGGATTCGTCAATGTCGGCGAACTCATTGACATCTTCAGACGGGTGTATGCCGGGGACGAGCTGTGTGGCTGCGGGGAGCCCTTCTCACAGTGCCCGTTCTGGTGCGAGGTTGGTGATCGCGCCTTCGGTGGGTGGAGTTCCGAACTGGTGGCCGAGATGGCCGAGCTCCAGTCACAGGTCGCTCGCCAACGGCACATCCCACACCTGCTGAGTCCGTACCAGCGTCAGGCGTTTCGGGACTCACTTGGCACCTACCGAGATCGCTACGGCGAGCTCTATCAAGCCATCGCGCTCACCGCGGGCGCTCGGGTCGTCGTCGACGCCAGCAAGTGGCCGTCACAGGCGCTGGCCCTGTCGCGGAGTCGGCTTGACCTTCGTGTGGTCCACGTTGTCCGAGACGTGCGGGGCGTGGCGTGGTCGATGAACAAGCGCGACCTGGAGCGGCCACATGCGACGGGGGGCCGTGAGGTGATGTTTCACCAGGGGATCGCCGTAGCCGCTGGACGGTGGGTGGTTTGTCAGAGCGAAGTGGACGCTGTCCGGCTCAGCGGGACTCCCACCGTGCTGCTCTCCTACGAGGAACTCGCAACTCGTGCCCGCTCGGTCATTGGCCAGACGCTCGATCAACTGGAACTGACCGTCCCGGAGGACGAATTGCGGCACCTCGGGCCTCACGAAGCGGACCTCGGGGCGAGCCATGGGTTGTCCGGCAACCCCTCTCGATTCACGGCTGGCGTGACACCACTCCGCCTGGACGAGGAGTGGCGCGAGAAGATGCCACGCGTCTCCCAATCGGTTCTTGCAGTGATCGGGACGCCCCAGCGAGTGAGGATGACATGGACAAACGCAGCGCGACGACCGGTCGAGCACATGGGCGCGGAGTGGAAATGACGAGGCGACTGCCCAACTTCCTCTACATCGGGCCCGACAAGGCCGGCTCGACCTGGCTGCACGAGGTGCTTGTAAACCACCCGGAGATCTATCTCACTCCGGCCAAAGACCTCTACTACTTCGACCGCTACTTCGGCCGGGGAGAGGAGTGG contains the following coding sequences:
- a CDS encoding sulfotransferase, with amino-acid sequence MDDGQIEGEVSVMTGAPTVVFIAGSGRSGSTLVERMLGAIPGFVNVGELIDIFRRVYAGDELCGCGEPFSQCPFWCEVGDRAFGGWSSELVAEMAELQSQVARQRHIPHLLSPYQRQAFRDSLGTYRDRYGELYQAIALTAGARVVVDASKWPSQALALSRSRLDLRVVHVVRDVRGVAWSMNKRDLERPHATGGREVMFHQGIAVAAGRWVVCQSEVDAVRLSGTPTVLLSYEELATRARSVIGQTLDQLELTVPEDELRHLGPHEADLGASHGLSGNPSRFTAGVTPLRLDEEWREKMPRVSQSVLAVIGTPQRVRMTWTNAARRPVEHMGAEWK